A window of the Nocardia sp. NBC_01329 genome harbors these coding sequences:
- a CDS encoding class I SAM-dependent methyltransferase, whose protein sequence is MRDVEDLLGRLRRYPDVEAANLYAVDAADRLILDVAAVALAEAAAARETVAVIGDGYGALTLGAAAAHDLHGIRVHQDLLTGELALAANARALGLADRYTAHPLDENLLGGVTVVLLRLPRVLAGLAEIAEAVARYAHPGVRVIAGGRDKYLTKAMNDVLAESFSEVRASRGRQKSRTLLVSGPKPVGESQFPLHEHIGELGIDVVAHGAAFSGTRLDIGTRFLLEHLRAMKPDARDAVDLGCGTGILAVALARSRPGLTVVGTDQSAAAVASATATAAANQVTDQVRVVRDDAMSGAPDNSADLVVCNPPFHVGAAVHTGSAIKMFTQTGRVLRPGGELWTVYNNHLNHRTMVERMVGRTDVMGRNRKFTVTRSVRGLHDPARP, encoded by the coding sequence GTGCGAGACGTGGAGGACCTATTGGGAAGGTTGCGCCGCTATCCGGATGTGGAGGCCGCCAATCTGTATGCCGTCGATGCCGCCGACCGCCTGATTCTCGACGTGGCAGCCGTCGCCCTGGCCGAAGCCGCCGCCGCCCGGGAAACCGTCGCCGTGATCGGCGACGGATACGGCGCCCTCACCCTCGGCGCGGCCGCAGCCCACGACCTGCACGGAATCCGGGTGCACCAGGACCTGCTCACCGGCGAACTCGCCCTGGCGGCCAACGCCCGCGCCCTCGGACTGGCCGACCGCTACACGGCACACCCACTGGACGAAAACCTGCTCGGCGGCGTAACCGTCGTACTGCTGCGGCTGCCGCGGGTACTGGCCGGTCTGGCCGAAATCGCCGAGGCCGTCGCCCGCTACGCCCATCCCGGAGTCCGCGTCATCGCCGGCGGCCGCGACAAATACCTCACCAAGGCCATGAACGACGTACTGGCCGAATCGTTCTCCGAGGTACGGGCCAGCCGCGGTCGACAGAAATCGCGCACTCTGCTGGTCAGCGGCCCGAAACCGGTGGGCGAGTCCCAATTTCCGCTGCACGAGCACATCGGCGAACTCGGTATCGACGTCGTCGCCCACGGTGCGGCGTTCTCCGGCACCCGCCTCGATATCGGCACCCGCTTCCTACTGGAACACCTACGGGCCATGAAGCCCGACGCCCGCGACGCCGTCGACCTCGGCTGTGGCACCGGGATACTGGCTGTGGCCCTCGCCCGATCCCGGCCCGGCCTCACTGTGGTCGGCACCGACCAATCCGCCGCCGCCGTCGCTTCGGCCACCGCCACCGCCGCCGCCAATCAGGTCACCGATCAGGTCCGGGTGGTCCGCGACGACGCCATGTCCGGCGCTCCCGACAACAGCGCCGACCTGGTCGTATGCAACCCACCGTTCCATGTCGGCGCGGCCGTGCACACCGGATCGGCCATCAAGATGTTCACCCAGACCGGCCGGGTGCTGCGCCCCGGCGGCGAACTGTGGACCGTGTACAACAACCATCTCAACCATCGCACGATGGTCGAACGGATGGTCGGGCGCACCGACGTGATGGGCCGCAACCGGAAATTCACCGTCACCCGCTCGGTCCGCGGCCTGCACGACCCCGCCCGCCCCTGA
- a CDS encoding AMIN-like domain-containing (lipo)protein, translated as MRTGRVLVVAAMLGCLSACADSGSTPPVSSPELVPAVPTSEVDTPALPVPPIPLPGVAVPAPDDTVPKQAEASPGAQLTVTDIRLSRHPGFDRVEYELGGAGTPGWSVWYTGRALQDGSGRELEVAGNSVLEVRITGSAYPFDSAVVPYAGPDPATDPAVPGIAGVYRTTVYEGVTQSFIGVAADEPGFTVSSAVMPNRLVIDIATG; from the coding sequence ATGCGTACCGGGCGGGTTCTGGTAGTGGCGGCGATGCTGGGTTGTCTCTCGGCATGCGCCGACTCCGGGTCCACACCACCGGTCAGCTCCCCGGAGTTGGTGCCGGCGGTGCCGACATCGGAGGTGGACACGCCGGCGTTGCCGGTGCCGCCGATTCCGTTGCCGGGCGTGGCGGTGCCCGCGCCGGACGATACGGTGCCCAAACAGGCCGAAGCTTCGCCCGGGGCGCAGCTGACCGTGACCGATATCCGGCTGAGCCGGCACCCGGGGTTCGACCGGGTGGAGTACGAACTCGGCGGAGCGGGCACTCCGGGCTGGAGCGTGTGGTACACCGGGCGGGCTCTCCAGGACGGCAGCGGCCGGGAGTTGGAGGTAGCGGGCAATTCGGTGCTCGAGGTGCGGATCACCGGGTCGGCCTATCCCTTCGACAGTGCGGTGGTTCCGTACGCCGGCCCGGACCCGGCCACCGATCCGGCGGTCCCCGGGATCGCCGGGGTGTACCGGACCACCGTCTACGAGGGGGTCACGCAGTCGTTCATCGGGGTCGCCGCCGATGAACCCGGCTTCACGGTATCGAGCGCCGTGATGCCGAATCGCCTGGTCATCGATATCGCGACGGGTTAG